Proteins from a genomic interval of Arvicola amphibius chromosome 14, mArvAmp1.2, whole genome shotgun sequence:
- the Sf3b4 gene encoding splicing factor 3B subunit 4, whose protein sequence is MAAGPISERNQDATVYVGGLDEKVSEPLLWELFLQAGPVVNTHMPKDRVTGQHQGYGFVEFLSEEDADYAIKIMNMIKLYGKPIRVNKASAHNKNLDVGANIFIGNLDPEIDEKLLYDTFSAFGVILQTPKIMRDPDTGNSKGYAFINFASFDASDAAIEAMNGQYLCNRPITVSYAFKKDSKGERHGSAAERLLAAQNPLSQADRPHQLFADAPPPPSAPNPVVSSLGSGLPPPGMPPPGSFPPPVPPPGALPPGIPPAMPPPPMPPGAGGHGPPAAGTPGAGHPGHGHSHPHPFPPGGMPHPGMSQMQLAHHGPHGLGHPHAGPPGSGGQPPPRPPPGMPHPGPPPMGMPPRGPPFGSPMGHPGPMPPHGMRGPPPLMPPHGYTGPPRPPPYGYQRGPLPPPRPTPRPPVPPRGPLRGPLPQ, encoded by the exons ATGGCTGCCGGACCGATCTCCGAACGGAATCAGG ATGCCACGGTGTACGTGGGCGGTCTAGACGAGAAAGTAAGTGAACCGctgctgtgggaactctttcTCCAGGCAGGGCCGGTGGTCAACACCCACATGCCAAAGGATAGAGTCACTGGCCAGCACCAAG GCTACGGCTTCGTTGAGTTCTTGAGTGAGGAGGATGCCGACTATGCCATTAAGATCATGAATATGATCAAGCTCTATGGGAAGCCAATCCGGGTGAACAAGGCTTCCGCTCACAACAAAAACCTGGACGTAGGGGCCAACATTTTCATTGGGAACCTGGACCCCGAAATCGATGAGAAGCTGCTCTATGATACTTTCAGCGCCTTTGGGGTCATTTTACAAACCCCCAAGATCATGCGGGACCCCGACACGGGCAACTCCAAGGGCTATGCCTTCATTAACTTCGCTTCATTTGACGCTTCGGATGCAGCAATCGAGGCCATGAATGGGCAGTACCTGTGTAACCGTCCTATCACTGTGTCCTACGCCTTCAAGAAGGACTCGAAGGGCGAGCGCCATGGCTCAGCAGCCGAGCGACTTCTGGCAGCCCAGAACCCGCTGTCCCAGGCTGACCGCCCTCATCAGCTGTTTGCCGACGCACCCCCTCCACCTTCTGCCCCCAACCCTGTGGTTTCATCCCTGGGTTCTGGACTTCCTCCACCAG GCATGCCTCCTCCTGGCTCCTTCCCACCTCCGGTGCCACCTCCTGGAGCCCTGCCTCCTGGGATACCCCCAGCCATGCCCCCACCGCCGATGCCACCTGGGGCTGGAGGACATGGCCCCCCAGCAGCGGGAACTCCAGGAGCTGGACATCCTGGTCACGGACATTCACATCCTCACCCGTTCCCCCCAGGTGGGATGCCCCATCCAG ggATGTCCCAGATGCAGCTGGCCCACCATGGCCCCCATGGCCTAGGACACCCCCATGCCGGGCCTCCAGGCTCTGGAGGACAGCCACCACCCCGGCCACCTCCTGGAATGCCGCATCCTGGACCTCCTCCCATGGGCATGCCCCCCCGAGGGCCTCCTTTTGGATCTCCCATGG gTCACCCAGGCCCCATGCCTCCGCATGGTATGCGCGGGCCTCCTCCACTGATGCCCCCTCATGGATACACTGGTCCTCCAAGACCTCCTCCCTACGGCTACCAGCGGGGGCCCCTTCCTCCACCCAGACCCACTCCACGGCCCCCAGTTCCCCCTCGTGGTCCACTTCGGGGTCCACTTCCTCAGTAA